The Vigna unguiculata cultivar IT97K-499-35 chromosome 1, ASM411807v1, whole genome shotgun sequence nucleotide sequence ACTTGAGTTGTCATGTTGGTTTTCAGAACATCAACTAACTATGCCAAGCCAAAATCACGAACAacaacttcaaaatcttcatctAGTATTACATTAGTTGCCTTCACATCACGATGAATAATCTTAGGATTGCAATGCTCATGAAGATATTCTAAGCCTTGTGCTGTTCCCAAGGCCACTTGTTTTCTAGTAGGCCAGTCCATAACAGGTTCACTAAGTTTGAGTTATGTATTTACCATCACTAGTAAAGATGCTAAATTTTACATATGCACAAGAAAATATGGAAATCCAACCTACCCAAAcacattaaacaaaatatagaaaaatcatatttaaatcaCTACTCATTTAATGTCGATGTTATCTATGGTTATGATAATGATGTATTGTCAAACATAATGATCCtccaaaataataatgaaaaccaAAATGTTAAGCAATAAATAGGAAATTCCATAAAATAAGGTTCTTTTTGCACTCACAAAATTAACTAAACAAATCAATTATCAGGAAAGTACAACTTTAGCATTACAGCAATGCCATAACAATATAAGCACTAATTTTTTCGTATTAATGGGGTTTTCGAGGAATTAAGGAAGGTTTTTGGAACTCCATACATTAATGGGAGTTTTCAAAACCCCAGGCAATAACGAGGGTTTTTGGAACCCCTGACATTAATGGGAAttttcgaaaccccaaacattaACGGGGATTTTCGGAACCTAATGCATTAACGAGAGTTTTTGGAACCATGTGCATTAATAGGGGTTTTCAGAACCCCCTTTAATACTCGGGGTTTTCGAAACCCCAGTAAGTTGCGTTACTTCTAGAGGTTGCTAAAACTCCCTAATAATTCGTTAGCCACACTTGTTTTTTTAGGGAAATTTCAAATATCTGGCAAAACCATTAGTGGGGTTAAAATCCCATAAACGTCAAATATAATTTCcgctaaaaataattatttttgtaatgatgTTTTAGCCtaattcaatcttacaaaattaatttaataaactgAAGTTTGTTCTcggttatatattataatttgatgttatatttAGCCGATATGAAATATCTAACCAATAGTTATTTATTAGACCCTAATGCTTTTACTTATTATTCATATAGAAGAACTCTTTCACAAGATGTCACTATAATAGCTTACAAATTTTAAGTCAATAAATAATTAGCTTAAGTATTTtgattgatataattaaaattttctatttgttttaaaaaaatgtacattttaagtaattaatataattagagAGTTGAAGATAAAAAGTATTACTCAATAAtgcttaataataaaatgttacaacttcaaaataaaaatttctctATTACTAATTACCCATTTTAATTTATGCTTGATTTCTTTTTATGAAACTAAAATTGTAATggataacttttatttttgtcaattaCAACAAATTCTATTAAGCAAATGACatatcaaaaaaaatttaaacccaatttaatcgattgatttaaaatactaaatttataatattgttgTATTACAGTCACACAATGCTAAACGACATTACGACTAACAAAATGGGTTTTGTTTGATAAATGGTACCTATGACTTAGGTTagattatgtttaaaaaattgtgacttttataaaataatccGTTTTACTCTGATATGATGTTCTCATATGGACCAAGGTCATATTATCCCATTTGTTattctatattaaataattttcgttCTTCGTGGTGTTATGTTCTGTTTCTTTAATTAttgtgatataaaaattttacacttttatgagattttaattattttagttatgcATGGCAGGAATGTATGAGATGTTAATATCAATTGTGCAAAGTCATAAAtgtaaaatcttttttttttttgccataaaTTTAAAGGGTTGTCCCTAATTTAATGGGTCTAAGGACTgacccatagggtgtccaaggcCCCTAAGGCAGCCAAACCCCCTCTTGCATTCTTGCAAACACAGTTTTCTTATTCTCTTTCTCAACAtaacgctctgctagggtttgggattTATCCAAGTTCAACAACTTTCGATGCATATTATTCCCATTTAGTTTAATCTGTGTGCTTGTCGTTAGGTTCTCGTAATAATATCGTGCTCCCTCTGTATTGAGATTTTCAGTTCTTAAATCTGTAGTGCTCATCCGCTTAAGTGTCTAGCTTATTTCCAgttaagggaagctagggtttcacattatttctattttatgcgattaatgttttgtgaaataCGAGAAAAGATTGGGGAAAATGTTAGttagtttttggtatatttctgagttaggggttcaaatattcatgaaactgtgatatttGACGTTTGGATGCGTTGCATAGTCGCTGGGCGAGTTGACTTGGTCGCTGGGCGACTGTGTATTTTACGGATATgtgcagttttagtaaaattgactttctcGACTCATTAatcgttggattgagctcaaattttgatatttggTTCATAACATTCTCTTTTATGGTTTGATcggttggatcgtcgattagatgtctgtagcttgaaaaatgtgtcacgcattactacaatgattttggttttgtgataataaattttctttggaattttggtgtaagaattatggttgtgggttgtgcttgattgtatggaattataggtacttaaatgttgacactcatttatttgggatgaatattattttgtgatatatgtatgtcttggtatgtatttataaagtatgagatgaatgaatttgcatgagtgatgtgattcatggattgtgaatgatgaacttggataaatcttggcatgcgatttcaatgaaatggttggttatatatgtggtcatgaattcggtatgaacaataatgttacattgatggcatggtattggtatgaggtgaagttctatatccccgaattgggaagaatgggatggtatgaaatcaacatggaatatgaatgaggatgggTTACAAAGGATGACATgaggtgttaaatgcatgatcaatattatttgtttgtttggaatgtgattggtatgttGTTAGTACGTAAATCCacgagtctctaggtgagacttcctaGTCGtccttcagtggtcgggacataattccatgacccttgttagtgaggattcatggtggtgccccatctatataatttggtaagcatCCTAACattctaaggagtcagttagtctcacttagaatAGATTGACTCCTACCGACTCCTGtagtgagagtagcaggagacctgaaactcattaagggctaaccttgtgtgtgggggattgaaacattgtaacacttgtaacacttagctcggggtgagcagggtaatccaccacaagtgcaagcatccgctgaatccgaccagattatatgtatccggatgagttgtGTCGAGTCTAGTTATTGCTTgaggagtcataacatgtttggatgacatATACTACTTTGATTGTGAAATAGCatgtgattgcatgataaaCTGTTTTCTACTTTAGCTTATCCTTTGTATGTTGTTtttctacttttgcgatgatcatcaatttatttatgggaacagatgcgagaggtactcgaggtcaacaggaaagagatgattccgctgcatagtctacctgGACTGGActtcatgtttattttttgggcttttctttagtgTTATGGCCCCTGTACTAGTCTGTCCTTTAAATTTCTATCTGATACTATTAAACTTtatatcttgtttctttttggcATCGTGGGTGCCTTGGTTGTTGTAAGGAGGCGTGTTTAAATCCAAGACTGTGCTTTTGTATTATTCTGTATAACGTTACCTTTAATTATGACTATAAATTAAATGAGGTGTTACAATAAACAACCTACTAGTTTTAATAGTACAAAAACTTTAATGCTCAATAATACTTTTTCTTAtctaaagataaatttttattcgAGCAATTCCcaacaattaatttatatactCTTCATGTAGATAAGAAGATAATGTTAAGACACAAACGACTAGATTTTTATGATAACacataataacaaattttaattctattgagTTTGTTAAGTATGAGTCAGATTAATTCTCTTTAGTCAATGACAAGACAAAAATGTActcttttttcaaaattctttcGTATCACTTTAAAACTTGTTTtacaaagtttttattttttgtttaaatgataaaactggtgggaatagtccaagtgtgagtcaaagcctcacattggatagaaaagacaaagttaaacactatataaaaataaagacccataacaacattgacCATGACTATAACCCATATAAATATAAccttcaattttaaatatattttgttaaaaataaaatttaaacttcattcttatatcaacttcataaaatttaaatagtaaaataagtAGTTTATTGGATAAAGTTAGGAACATAAGTGGTTTGGAAAATGTGTTTATAAGAACAAATAGAAATTtaggtaagaaaaaaaatagaatgtatgattattaaaatcaaaagagtttttatttttttaacattctcattaattaattttgttattataataaacTTTAAGATTTGTCATTTTTTCATTAACTTCATCATGTTACAAAGAAAAAAGCAACTAGTTTTACATTGTTGTATATTGTCCAATTCGTAAATTCCTTAACTTATTCAATAAACATGtcttaaaaatgtataatttcaATAGAGTTTGTTTAATCACAATAAAAGTTACATGAGGAACACTTTTCTTCTATAAATTGTTGAATGagttattaaatgaaaaacGCAGTgtggataaaattgaaaaacacatCTATTAATGAAAAACACATGTAAGATGGGATGCCTCAAAGTACAATTGCATCAATGCCATTTCAGAGTAAAAGGGCAAAGCTTCTTCAAATGGTAACTGTTGATGAACCAATAAGAAGGCGCCACGTATCGACACACCATGCGGTGAACCCCACCAGAACGCACCCGCATCTCTCTCTTCTCCCTCTACTTCCTCCCGATTCAAAGATCTGCAACTCTCCctccctctttctccctctcTCTCGCATGAATTTTTTCTCTGTGTTGCCATGACGGAACCAACGGAGCCATGCACGTCTTCTTCGTTGGCGAGGGACTCTACCACCGTGATTCACCCAAGGCGGGAGCCCTTTGAGCACGGCCTCTTGCCAATCCCACGCCTCATTTTCTCCGACCCCGCGCAAACCCTAATTCCGTTGAAGAAGAAGCTTCTAGAGTTATCCTCCAACCATCGAGTCGGCTCGGCGGCCATCTCTGAGGCATTGCAGATCTCCATTGAGCACGCCAGACTCGTCATCGATACGCTCGCCTCGATTCTGCCATCCGACTCCGAACCTCTTGTCGCCGCAAAGCTCGGCGAAGCCGATTCCGTCGGCGTCGACGTGCATGATCTGGTACTGTTTCTCTACATTCAATCCTACAAGAGGCTCCTCCCGCGGACGCACAAGGACTCCGCTGCCGTCGTCGATGTCTGGCCTTCCACTTCCGCCTTCGATGGCTACTTGTCCGCCCTCTCGCCGCTTCAGGTGAATTCTACGTTTTCCTTCGATTCTTCCATTTTTTGTGAGGTAATTCGATTTGTTATTAAGCGCTATTAGCTACAACGGTGCTGTTCCGGACCAATGCATTGCTTAGTTACTGTAATGTAGGATTAATTTTATGGTGGTGACTCTCACATTTGAAGCCTTGGATTAGTTTTTGTAGCAGATGTTCGTTGCTGTTTCGTTCTTTATGTTTAGTTTCTCTTTGATTACTGTATTAAACTGctgataattttgttttgatttattCTGTCGTTGATTTGGTACAAACTGTGTTGATTCTGATGTCAAGTGGTATGCAGCTTGTTCGCAGCAACAGTAGGCGGTTTATGCCATCGCAGAGTGATGAAGAGGCGCATCAGTTGTCATATCTGCAAAAACACTTGTCTAACATTCTGTCTCTTCTAGCAGAGCCTGTGGATGGAGAAGGCGAAGAATCTATGGTTTGTTAATTTGCTGTGTTATTGGTTGTTGCTGATTTTGAATGCTATTCTTTATTTCTGATTTTCTCAATTTAAAATACTTGGTTTATAACTGCATTGTGTGTTTATTCTtcttagttttgtttttattttattttcatctgtGAGATATATTCTTGTAATTCAAATAGTGCTTTTGGCGATTTTCCTTGCAATCCAAGAAAAGAGATCTTCTTGAATGCCATGGAAAATAGTTTTGCATCACTTGTTGTATGCTTGTTCTTGTGATCAACTGTTGCTTAGCTCCTGTAGAATGATACtgtttatttattacttaatcATATTACTACATTGTTTTCTCGTTGCTATTAATTTTGTGTGAACCCTGAACTTGATATTTTGAGCATATACTCTGAAGACATCGGCTATTAAGAATTTTGTAGTAGATAGGTACCCTCCCTCCTGTGTCACCATCCTGTATGATTGCAACTAGTTATTCTGTTTTTGTGATATATTGTGAGCATTGCAATATCCTCATGGGGAGCAGAAAAACCAATTTTCTGTAGCTTGTCTCACTCTTCTTTGATTTATTAGGCCGTGCAGGGTTTCATGTAAGATAAGAATATTGTGCAAGTGCCTCTGTGTTGGTTGAAATTCTTGCTTTTGTTATCCGGGGTTGTGATCTTCCAATTGAGTGATCTTCTAGAGTTGCCCGGGGTTGTGATCTTCTAATTGAGTTTTGGTCCACTGAGTTAGGGATGTGCTGACTGACAAATTGTACTAATAATGAGTGAAATTGAATTGGTCTATTCATATACATGTCATGCATCGTGCAGTATAGAGTTAGCATGATTGCTCAATCTCTACAGACAAAAAAGCAacagtttttatttatttatttgttttgaggTGAGGGATAAAAACAGGCAATTTGGTTGCTGGCCATTTCTTTGTTCTTATTTGTTAACGGCACAACTTATAGTTTAATTTGATTAGGATGCCAGCATGTTCTCCTTCTTTTTAATGCAAAGCCAACATCTCTTGATTTTAATGCCAGTCCCCTCACTTCTGTGCGCTTCTTATTGTATATGCACGTGGCAAAGTATATAACCTTGTTGTTTGGCTGTCAATGTCATTAGTGATTAGTAATCATAACAATTAAAGGATATGCTAGATTTAGAGTGACATCAACATGCAATTTCTTTTACTGAGCCATTGATTATCACATGGTTAAATGGTACCACCTTTTAATTGGGGCATGATAGTTTTAGGAAGTGGTGCATTTCTAAGTTTTCCCCTCCCAAGTAAAATTGACTCTGTAGCCTAAGATCATACAGTTTGTTACTGGATGGAAAGGTATAggaattttcaaactttttttaacttGTCTTTGATTAAATGTTTCATTAcagcaatttaatttttattgaatcaaatttatgtttttttagtttattatctTAACATTGTTTTGCTTAATTGATAGGTTTTAACCATGGATAGTTTTGAGCACCTTGGGTTTCTAATTCAGTTTGGTGACAAGGGATCTGAAGGAAATTCTTTCAGTCAATTTTCTCCCTTTTTTGCAAATTCAGATCCTGACATGCCTGCTGTTCCTGTTCCTGCTGCTCAAGTTCATGATTGGCTTCTACAAAATATTGCTGCTGCTTTGGAATATATTTCTGAACGGACTTCTTCTAAGGAAAATGGGCCAGTTTCTCCTTCTGATCACGATGTTGCTATGACTGATGCATCCAGTCCCTCAGTTAATAAGGTCTCAACCAGTACTAGAGGTGCAAGTTTCATTGAAGGGATTTCCAAATCGTCATATATGAAGCATGCACCCGACGTTAAAGGTTCTACTGTTAAGGTTTGTTTCTAAtacatatattcatatatttatctGTTTTTCAAGTATAACGTTACTCACATTTGGGATTATTTTGATATATCATTGAGGCTACTGATCCTAAATAGCTACTTAACCCTTCatattatgttttcatataGGGATGCTGATAAGTGTAGTAGGCAAGATGAAGAGAATATTCTGTAGAAGAAATTTAAGATGAAATTACTAAATGATGAAGAGAATATTTTAGGGAGAAACTCTGAACGAAATGACCTCATTTAGTTGGTTTTTATGCTTAATACACACAAGAGCTTGCACACCCTCACAAACCCACTCTTAATTGTCTAAGTGGGCTATTTTCTAGGCTAAAGTGTAAAACATGTGCAACTTCCTTGATACACGAGTAAAACAACTGGTGTACTTGAATATGCAATTTCCTGAGCACATGAATCTACTATTTCTTAAGTATGGTAAGTAAGTATTGTTTGTTCCAGCATACTCTAGATGGACATTTGCTTCTAAATAGCTATGTAGCTCATAGTTTTCAACTTGATGTAataaaaaatgactaaaattTGTCTTTTGGTATTGGTCACATGcaattttctgaaagtttgcaATTTGAAACTGCCAGGGTTTGTCTGTTTATGTCTGAACAAGCTATCTGCTTATAGATTTAGGTTCACGATTTGAATATTATTCTAAATGCTTGATGCATTATGTTAGGCATGAGCTCCAGCTTGAGAATTAGGTTTGGAGGGTATATACTAGGTGGAGGAAACACTGGAGTTTGTGGGCTGCTCAGGTTAGTTAAACAGACAGTTAGGGTTCATGTATTTAAATAGGGAGATGGGTGCAGCTGTGAAGGCAGTGGAAGTTTATTTTGTAGTAACTAAAACTTTCTGTTTTAAGAGCGAACGAACCCTTTAAGGTGGCACTACAGACTCCTTGTTCATGTTTGTAGAATTAACAAAATTCTTTCATTATTTCTCCTTTCTACCTTTTCCCTGTTCTGCCTATTCTATTTTGAACCAGAGCTAATCTTAATCCTATCATATTTCCACTCTCTGTATGCATGAAAGATTTGTTTGTACTTTGtactttgtattattattattattattattattatcattattatatattattgcattggtttttaaattgtagAAAGTGTGAAATGCATGTATTACCAATGTCTGCATTTGATGGTATGCTTAGTGAGTTTTGTGTCACACAAGCCTcatcaaataaaactaaattttccCCCTTAACTAATGTTGTATAGAGGTCAACTTAGGTATCGATCCAAGGAAAACATTTCAATTGAGTTCATTGAGTAATTTCTTTCTCAACAAAACAAGAATTGGGGAATGGAAACAATGAAAAGTAAATGAACAATAGAAAGCAAAGCGTAATctaaaaactaaaagtaatatGCAAGAAACTGAGTAAAGGAAACACAAAGACATAGGTGCACTAATAGAAATTGTCCAGAAACATAAACATGTGACGACaaagcaaaaatataaaataaaatgcaagtACAAATTAACAGTGCAGTAACGTGAATGAAAATGCAAAACAAGGAACGTAAATGTGTAAGactgaaatgaaatgaaacaaaTGCAAAGATACATTCTAATCCGTAGAAATAGCTGGAAATGAAATTCTGATTGGTAGAAAATGCTTAGAAATTAATACCAATTGGTAGAAGTGCAAGAAATTATAAAAGCAAAGCCAGAACAGCAAGAACAGTAAATGAAATGGAAGTAAAGCAGAATTAGGAATTGAGAGCTAGTGCAGAGACGCATGGAAATGCATAGAGATTAAAGGAATGATAAGAATCAACAATACtccattgcaaagaaaatttgaaagtgAGTATCCATGGAACTCCATTGATTACAGAACACCAAACCCCAAAAGCAGAGaaaaacgtgaaaaaaaaaCCCAGTGAAGTATGTTCTGCCTCCCTCCCTATGGCTGCTGTCTCACGTTCCAAAAGCACCAAAttaacctaatttctttctttttgggCTATTCCATGTTCAGCCCACAATACAAGTTTGCGAGAAAGAACAATACACCCTAGGATACAAAAATTACCCCTACATACAAGAAAAGCTAAAACAACGCTGGCAACCAATCCTTGCAAATGTCCACGATTTTCCAAATTAAACTGTATCTAGCTCAAAACtccaaaaaatatgttattgcACTCAAAttaaagctctttgagtctaaAATCCAACacacaaagaataaattcaATTAGACACTAGTAAAGAAAGttatgagaaaaataactagcaaaggtcagagctgaaAATCCTGCGTTTTTGGCTGCGTTGGGCGCCGCGGTATGTGCGCTGGCGCCACTCAATGGTGCCAACATAGAGAGCATGGTTTTAAAATGTGCAGGGCACGAATAAAATGGTGCCAAGTGGTGCTGTAGCTCTTAAACTTTCTAAAAGTTGAAAAACCAAGCTAATAGTGAAAGATAAAACATAAAGATCCTAATGGGGTGTAATAAGCCTTAGTATGAGAATATAGAAATTTAGTTATCAGCTAGTGTTATCAATTTGTGGATTTTGGAAAATGGAGGAAAGCCAATAATCTGTTTTGTCATGTTGCAAATAGCATCATAGGCTAATAGCAGAAGTCACTCAATGTTTGAAATATCTTGTATGATATCAATGATGTATTTGAAAAAAGTTATGTTGTTCACAAATGAAAGTAAGGTGCATAAAAATTGGCATAATATTAACTCTAAGGAGGTGTTTGTTTCATGAAATCTTTTTGCATTCTCAGGAATATGAAAGTTAGGGTGTTTATTCCTATTTTTGTTAGTAGGTTATCAAAATATGAAAGTGTCATTTACATTTCCATGTTGTTACCTTCTAAATGGAAGAGACCTGATGGGGATCGAGTAGTAAGCATTGGGCCGGAAGAAAGGATTGTCCAAGAAGCAGCCACAAAGCCCAAAGAGTGGATTGtttacaaaagaaaaggaaaaaaatgagcTGGCAAAAGGAATTAGTTATAGAGAGAGAATAGAATCCCTTTTATTAAGGAGGTACGAGAGTAGAGGGGGAGAGAGGAACGTGTTATGGTTGGACCGAGTAGTTGTTACGCTACTCTGTAAGGAGCAGTGCTCTGGGGTATTAGAAAGACGTATCCTTTCTAGTACATCTTCTTTTTTGCCGATTTCAGCGATAAATAATACTATTACCGTATCCATTCCACCTTTACCTagtttttttctatctttatattatttgtttgtggCGGTCTGCATCAGTGGTCCGACCTGCCCTGTGGATGCCCCCGAGGAAGAAGACCGGCAAGAAACAGACCGTAGACGACAGCGATTCAACGTCGGAGCCACCGGAAACGGGAATAGCCATGGATTCACGTTTAGATATGTTGGAAAAAGAAATGACCAACCTGAAATATTCCATGGATGCTATGCGTCTTCAGGCGCTCGAGAATCACAAGGCAATGGAGACTTTACGGGCAGAGAACGCTGACAATCAGTCAAGGTTGTTGGAAATCCTTTCCAAAAATGTGGGTGGGTCATGGCGAACTGACAACGAGAATTCGGGGAACCTTATCCCGAAGATGGACAAAACCCCAGACGGTGGAACCAAATCATCGACGCACACAATGGGTAGCGGGGGTCGAGGCCCAAAGAAGTTACAGGGTGCTTCACTGGATGAATTTCGACAATCTGTCAAGAAAGTGGAACTTCCCATGTTCATGGGAGAGGATCCTGCGGGGTGGATAACTAGAGCGGAAGTTTACTTTCAAGTGCAAGAGACTACCGATGAAGTTCGCATCCATTTGGCGCAACTATGTATGGAGGGAGGAACCATCCACTTCTTTAATTCATGATAAATGAGGAAGAAGATTTATCGTGGGATCAATTCAAACAAGCCTTGTTGGATAGATATGGCGGATTAGGTGAAGGGAATGCTTATGACCAGCTCACGGCATTACGACAAACAAATGACGTTGAACAATATATTCAGGATTTTGAATTCTTGACAGCTCAAATACCCAAAATTCCTGAACAACAATATTTTGCCTATTTTCTGCATGGATTAAAGGAAGACATAAGGAGGAAGGTACGCAGTTTACATGCTTTGGGCACGTTGTCGAGGGCTCGTCTCATGAATGTAACGAGGGCGGTGGAAGCAGAATTGCAGGGAAAGGACAATGTAAACCCTACACATGGGAGAATTGCCTCACGTGGTGGGTCCCACGCCACTATGAGGTCTAATTTCACATTTCCTAACAAACCTTCACACACCAGTGATAGAGGTGTCAAGCATTATGGGTCCGTTGGAGATATAAGTGGACATGGGCCCAACTCAAAAAACGAAACGTTTGACCGACCCAAGAATGGCCCACGTGATAGAGGGGTCGAGCATTTATTCTATGGGGACTTGTTAGAACGAAGACAAAAAAGCTTGTGTTTTAAGTGCGGCGGTGTGTACAGTCCACAACATATTTGCCCTGACAAACATCTAAAGATTATGTTAGCAGATGAGTTGGACGATAGTGAGGATGACCCAGAGTTGCAGAAGGGCAAAGATGCTGCCGCAGACCCGTACGA carries:
- the LOC114192097 gene encoding TBCC domain-containing protein 1-like isoform X2 produces the protein MTEPTEPCTSSSLARDSTTVIHPRREPFEHGLLPIPRLIFSDPAQTLIPLKKKLLELSSNHRVGSAAISEALQISIEHARLVIDTLASILPSDSEPLVAAKLGEADSVGVDVHDLVLFLYIQSYKRLLPRTHKDSAAVVDVWPSTSAFDGYLSALSPLQLVRSNSRRFMPSQSDEEAHQLSYLQKHLSNILSLLAEPVDGEGEESMVLTMDSFEHLGFLIQFGDKGSEGNSFSQFSPFFANSDPDMPAVPVPAAQVHDWLLQNIAAALEYISERTSSKENGPVSPSDHDVAMTDASSPSVNKVSTSTRGASFIEGISKSSYMKHAPDVKGSTVKVLNCHESAIYILAPLRYATVYGCSDATIVLGAVGKAVRVEHCERVHVIVAAKHICIANCRECVFFLGVNQQPLIVGDNHKLQNIGWYLQNMVLFVEV
- the LOC114192097 gene encoding TBCC domain-containing protein 1-like isoform X1, whose amino-acid sequence is MTEPTEPCTSSSLARDSTTVIHPRREPFEHGLLPIPRLIFSDPAQTLIPLKKKLLELSSNHRVGSAAISEALQISIEHARLVIDTLASILPSDSEPLVAAKLGEADSVGVDVHDLVLFLYIQSYKRLLPRTHKDSAAVVDVWPSTSAFDGYLSALSPLQLVRSNSRRFMPSQSDEEAHQLSYLQKHLSNILSLLAEPVDGEGEESMVLTMDSFEHLGFLIQFGDKGSEGNSFSQFSPFFANSDPDMPAVPVPAAQVHDWLLQNIAAALEYISERTSSKENGPVSPSDHDVAMTDASSPSVNKVSTSTRGASFIEGISKSSYMKHAPDVKGSTVKVLNCHESAIYILAPLRYATVYGCSDATIVLGAVGKAVRVEHCERVHVIVAAKHICIANCRECVFFLGVNQQPLIVGDNHKLQVAPYNTFYSQLEEHMDEVGIVPTVNRWDEPLALGMVDPHDSLSHPAGVSDVQAESAMRVDPDQFTYFVIPNWFGGESTGATKGNPFTLPDAYMASQNKNQKSLEEIRQLLREAPLEESRKRELSSALHVYFRDWLYGSGNIRQLYFLQGD